From the genome of Caldilineales bacterium, one region includes:
- a CDS encoding DNA-directed RNA polymerase subunit beta, producing MPLPQLIKVQLDSYRWFQEEGLRELFDEISPIVSYNKNLELHFGAYRFGEPKYPEAECRERDTTFFAPMYVQVKLVNRETGEIQEQEVFMGDFPQMTANGTFVYNGAERVVVSQLIRSPGVYFTAEEDRQTGRKLCFAKLIPNRGAWLELETAKRDIISVKVDRKRKLPVTILLRAMGFGTDEEILALFAEDDNVPEHQYILSTLEREDPDKRTPEEALLDFYRRLRPVDPPTLDNARSHLDSLLFNPRRYDLGKVGRYKLNRRLQLGVPLHQRVLTKEDVIAVVRAMIRINNGVESDDDIDHLGNRRVKTVGELVQNQLRVGLLRMERVVRERMSIRDPEQVSPLSLINIRPVVAAVREFFGGSQLSQFMDQTNPLAELTNKRRLSSLGPGGLRRERAGFEVRDVHHSHYGRICPIETPEGPNIGLIGSLATYGRINEYGFIETPYRQVLHEVVNDAGASVGHILAQTMTLPESGEVLAPAGATIDAALAEKLAAHAEAIPVLEVEPVASEEIIYLTADEEDRYAIGQASTPLDTMGHFVRNRISVRRHQTFELEDPHRVQYMDVAPQQIVSVSTALIPFLEHDDANRALMGSNMQRQAVPLIQPEAPVVGTGMEFPAAVDSGHVVVAIKPGRVVSAVSTAIKVQEDDGNERTYDLRKYNRSNQSTCINQRAVVHKGDYVAEGDVLADSSSTEAGEIALGRNVLCAFISWEGGNYEDAILISERLVREDVFSSIHIEKYEVEARDTKLGPEEITRDIPNVGEEALKNLDERGIIRVGAEVLPGDILVGKITPKGETELTPEEKLLRAIFGEKAREVKDSSLRLPHGERGKVVEVREFDRDNHRDLSPGVEAMVRVSVAQRRKLTAGDKMAGRHGNKGVVSRIVPEADMPYLEDGTPVDIILNPLGVPARMNIGQILETHLGWAASRLGFRVMTPVFDGASEREIEAELARAWLIDKAWTDATDATWRWLAAQHGAAAGENGATSEFVNEHEARLAYLEHWLADEDVDGERMFFDTVYARRVVLARWLRERGYDPAYVMIYEDDTRPMHTRPAANEAVIDICLLEWMKHHGYSGDTTGLSGETLTAQALAFSRQAGWPIPTNGKMVLFDGKTGEAFEQPVTVGIINMLKLHHLVEDKVHARSTGPYSLVTQQPLGGKAQFGGQRFGEMEVWALEAYGVAHTLQEMLTVKSDDTAGRVKTYEAIVKGEQIAPPGVPESFRVLVKELQSLALSVEVYNENEESIQFTKDDAGEQLPNLGFSLTTPGPMAGRD from the coding sequence ATGCCTCTGCCGCAATTGATCAAGGTCCAGCTCGATTCATATCGCTGGTTCCAAGAAGAAGGTCTGCGCGAGCTGTTCGACGAAATCTCTCCGATCGTCTCCTATAACAAGAACCTGGAGCTTCACTTCGGCGCCTATCGCTTTGGCGAGCCGAAATATCCAGAGGCCGAGTGTCGCGAGCGCGACACCACCTTTTTCGCGCCCATGTATGTGCAGGTCAAGTTGGTCAACCGCGAGACGGGCGAGATCCAGGAACAAGAAGTGTTCATGGGCGATTTCCCGCAGATGACCGCCAACGGCACGTTTGTCTATAACGGGGCCGAGCGCGTGGTTGTCAGCCAGTTGATTCGCTCGCCGGGCGTCTACTTCACGGCTGAAGAAGACCGCCAAACCGGGCGCAAACTCTGTTTTGCCAAGCTGATCCCCAACCGCGGCGCCTGGCTGGAATTGGAAACGGCCAAACGCGACATCATTTCGGTCAAGGTCGATCGCAAGCGCAAACTGCCGGTGACCATCCTCCTGCGGGCGATGGGCTTTGGCACTGACGAGGAGATCCTGGCCCTGTTCGCCGAGGATGACAACGTGCCGGAGCACCAGTACATCCTCTCGACCCTGGAGCGCGAGGATCCAGACAAGCGCACGCCCGAAGAGGCCTTGCTGGATTTCTACCGGCGTCTGCGCCCGGTGGACCCACCGACGCTGGATAACGCCCGTTCGCACCTGGATAGCCTGTTGTTCAACCCGCGGCGCTACGACCTCGGCAAGGTGGGCCGTTACAAGCTCAACCGGCGCCTGCAACTGGGTGTGCCACTCCATCAGCGCGTCCTCACCAAAGAGGACGTGATCGCCGTGGTGCGGGCGATGATCCGCATCAACAACGGCGTCGAAAGCGATGACGACATCGATCATCTGGGCAACCGCCGGGTGAAGACGGTGGGCGAGTTGGTGCAGAACCAATTGCGCGTGGGACTGCTGCGGATGGAGCGGGTGGTGCGCGAGCGCATGAGCATCCGTGACCCCGAGCAGGTCAGCCCACTGTCGTTGATCAACATCCGCCCGGTGGTGGCGGCGGTGCGCGAGTTTTTCGGCGGTTCGCAGCTCAGCCAGTTCATGGATCAGACCAACCCCCTGGCCGAACTGACCAACAAGCGCCGTCTTTCGTCGTTGGGGCCGGGTGGGCTGCGCCGCGAGCGCGCCGGTTTCGAGGTGCGCGACGTCCACCATTCCCACTACGGTCGCATCTGCCCCATCGAGACGCCCGAGGGCCCCAACATCGGCCTGATCGGTTCTCTGGCCACCTATGGCCGGATCAACGAGTATGGCTTCATCGAGACGCCCTATCGCCAGGTGCTGCACGAGGTGGTGAACGATGCCGGCGCCAGCGTCGGCCATATCCTGGCGCAGACCATGACGCTCCCCGAATCGGGCGAGGTGCTGGCCCCGGCCGGAGCGACCATCGATGCCGCCCTGGCCGAGAAACTGGCCGCACACGCTGAGGCTATCCCCGTGCTGGAGGTCGAGCCGGTGGCCAGCGAAGAGATCATCTACCTGACTGCCGACGAGGAGGATCGCTACGCCATCGGTCAGGCGTCGACGCCGCTGGATACGATGGGTCATTTCGTCCGCAATCGCATTTCGGTGCGCCGCCATCAGACCTTCGAATTGGAAGATCCGCATCGGGTGCAGTACATGGATGTGGCGCCGCAACAGATTGTTTCCGTCTCGACGGCTCTGATCCCCTTCCTCGAACACGACGACGCCAATCGCGCCTTGATGGGTTCGAATATGCAGCGCCAGGCCGTGCCGCTGATCCAGCCCGAGGCGCCCGTCGTGGGCACCGGCATGGAATTCCCGGCTGCGGTCGATTCGGGCCATGTGGTTGTGGCCATCAAGCCCGGCCGCGTGGTCAGCGCCGTCTCGACGGCGATCAAGGTTCAAGAAGACGATGGCAATGAGCGCACCTACGATCTGCGCAAATACAATCGTTCCAACCAATCCACCTGCATCAACCAGCGGGCGGTGGTGCACAAGGGCGACTATGTCGCCGAGGGCGATGTGCTGGCCGATTCCAGCTCGACCGAGGCGGGCGAGATCGCCCTGGGCCGCAATGTGCTCTGCGCCTTCATTTCCTGGGAAGGCGGTAACTACGAAGACGCCATCCTGATCTCCGAGCGCCTGGTGCGCGAGGATGTCTTCAGCTCGATCCATATCGAGAAGTACGAGGTAGAGGCCCGCGACACCAAGCTGGGGCCAGAAGAGATCACGCGCGACATCCCCAACGTGGGCGAAGAGGCGCTCAAAAACCTGGACGAGCGCGGCATCATCCGCGTGGGCGCCGAAGTGCTGCCCGGCGACATCCTGGTTGGCAAGATCACACCCAAAGGCGAGACCGAACTGACGCCCGAGGAGAAGCTGTTGCGCGCCATCTTTGGCGAAAAAGCCCGCGAGGTGAAAGACTCCTCGCTGCGGTTGCCGCATGGCGAACGCGGCAAGGTGGTAGAAGTGCGCGAGTTCGACCGCGACAACCACCGCGATCTTTCGCCGGGTGTGGAGGCGATGGTGCGGGTGAGTGTGGCCCAGCGCCGCAAACTGACCGCCGGCGACAAGATGGCCGGCCGCCATGGCAACAAGGGCGTCGTCAGCCGCATCGTCCCCGAAGCCGACATGCCTTATCTGGAAGACGGCACGCCGGTCGACATCATCCTCAATCCCCTGGGTGTGCCTGCCCGTATGAATATCGGCCAGATTCTGGAGACGCACTTGGGCTGGGCCGCCAGCCGGCTCGGTTTCCGGGTGATGACCCCGGTCTTCGATGGCGCTTCCGAGCGCGAGATCGAGGCCGAACTGGCTCGCGCCTGGCTGATCGACAAAGCCTGGACCGATGCCACCGACGCCACCTGGCGTTGGCTCGCCGCCCAGCATGGGGCGGCTGCAGGCGAGAATGGCGCTACGAGCGAGTTTGTCAACGAACACGAGGCGCGTCTGGCCTACCTGGAGCACTGGTTGGCGGACGAAGATGTGGATGGCGAGCGGATGTTCTTCGACACCGTCTATGCTCGCCGTGTCGTCTTGGCGCGCTGGTTGCGGGAGCGCGGCTATGACCCGGCTTACGTCATGATCTACGAGGATGACACCCGCCCCATGCATACGCGTCCCGCCGCCAACGAAGCCGTCATCGATATCTGCCTGCTCGAGTGGATGAAGCACCATGGCTACAGCGGCGATACCACCGGCCTCAGCGGCGAAACCCTGACGGCGCAGGCGCTGGCCTTCTCCCGACAGGCAGGCTGGCCGATCCCCACCAACGGCAAGATGGTGCTGTTCGATGGCAAGACCGGCGAAGCATTCGAGCAACCGGTGACGGTGGGCATCATCAACATGCTCAAACTGCATCACCTGGTCGAGGACAAAGTGCACGCTCGTTCTACCGGTCCGTACAGCCTGGTCACGCAGCAGCCGTTGGGCGGCAAGGCCCAGTTCGGCGGCCAGCGTTTTGGCGAGATGGAAGTGTGGGCGCTGGAAGCCTATGGCGTGGCTCACACCCTGCAGGAGATGCTCACCGTCAAGTCGGATGACACCGCTGGTCGTGTCAAGACCTACGAAGCCATCGTCAAAGGCGAGCAGATCGCTCCGCCCGGTGTGCCTGAATCCTTCCGCGTCCTGGTCAAAGAACTGCAATCGCTGGCTCTCTCGGTCGAAGTGTACAACGAGAACGAGGAGAGCATTCAGTTCACCAAGGACGACGCCGGCGAACAACTGCCCAACCTGGGCTTCAGCCTGACCACCCCCGGCCCCATGGCCGGCCGCGACTAA